From the Drosophila willistoni isolate 14030-0811.24 chromosome 2L unlocalized genomic scaffold, UCI_dwil_1.1 Seg168, whole genome shotgun sequence genome, the window TGTGATATTTGGTCCTTTGACGCTTGCCGCTTTTCTCACGTCGTCTAGCGGCCATTTCGTTTTACCTCAGTGACTTCATATGGGCCTAGATACTCGCTTGCCAGCTTACGTCCTGCGACGAACTGTGTCCTCTTGACCGCTACCATATCTCCCACTCTATAGCCGTGCTCAGGCCGACGTCTTTtatcaaaattctttttataaGCTTGTTGAGCGTTTTCAATGTTTTCTTTAGCTCGACGACGCAACTCTTCGCGCTCGATGTTTAACTGCGAAATGAGCTCTTCATTTAGGACCTTTAATAATCTTCCATCCGCGTTGTTGTGCATTTTGGTCCCAAACATTACTTCAATCGGTGATGACTTCAACGATGCATGCACATGGGAATTAATCGCTTTCTGGACCTGTGGCTTTCTGTACCATTTTGCGGAATCATGAGCCGACAGCTTTGCGATGATACTCAAGATCGAACGGTTTACTCTTTCGACTTGGCCGTTACCTCTGGCTACCCCTGTTGATGTCCACACGTGCTCCACTTTGTTTTCGTTAAGACACTCGGCAAAGGCATTGGATGTAAACGCCACTCCTCTGTCGCTGATTATACGCCTTGGGAAACCGAACACAACAGACCAGTCTGTGATCTTTTTAATAACTTCTTCATAGCCGGTTGACTTAGTGGGGAAAAGCCatacaaatttagaaaaagcATCCACAGCCGTGAGAACATATTTCTATTGCTTCGCTGTCGCGTCCATCGGACCCAGATGATCTATGTGAAGCGTTTGTTTGCCCAACTTTTTActgaaaaaataatacaacttATACAATTAGCAATAACTTTAGCTAATTCCCTTTCAAGATGTGGTATCCAATATTGCTGTTGGATTGAGTGCATCGTCTTTGCTGTCGAGAAATGCCCCACTTCATGCGACCCTTGGATGAAGTCTCGTTCCATCAGTTTTGGAACAGCCAACAAATCATTGCCCCTTACGACTTTATAAAGAAGACCTCCTTTCAGGCTGAAATCTTGATATGGACgttgttttaaaatttccaaTACTGCCTTGATGAAGTTGTCTTCTAGCTGGGCCTTTCTTATGCGAGTAGTCAATTCCGTTGTTACGACCATGCTTCTGAGCGGAAAACGGCTGAGAAAGTCCACGTGTTTCATCTTATCACCCAGCCGGTGAACTGCTTTAAATGTGAAGTCTTCCATGTACAAAATCCAAAATCCTCTTAGTAGTTGTCTGCTTAAACGCCGCACAGACAGTGACAAGATCAAATTTCAAACCTTCTTAGGTTTGAACCTCTTGATAGTGTCGAAACTTCTTGAGAGCGAGATAGGCTGCTTTGACCTCCAGATAATAGCTATGACGTTTGGACTCTGCTTCTGTGCTTTTTCTGCTCCAATAATAAACTGGATGAagatacaacgcctgcagtatatacaagcccacatgcaaaatttcagctctgtagctccaacggtctaggaggagtttgcgttggtccggacggacatggctatttgaactcgtcgtgctgatcaagaatatatatactttatatggtcgaaattgcttccttctatgcgttgcacacttttgaccaaaattaatataccctttttgcaagggtataaaaaatgctTGTTGACGggaacaatttattttttcttagtTGAAAATTTGGATTTGATATGCAATGCGTTATTTGCTATCAAATTGCTTTAAAGCTGGTTATAAtgcattaaataataattttaaattaccATTTTGACCTAATTataatgcatttaaaattttttcaaaacattttattCTAATTATTTTAGCTAAATAGTTAGTGTAAAGCAAGAAAACGTTACGTACTTCGTGTTTgttgccacacacacaaatgcaaaGACTAATTTTTTAATGTATGCGTTCTAAACTCACTATCAGTTTTAATGAAACTTTCTTTAGCAGTAGCAGGCttaaacctgatattgctgatgcatcggttttttccacaaacttttccaTATCCATATTTAGTCGGaactgcaggaccttttcaaaaagcttcgatagacatggcagcaaactaattggcctctaggatgatggctgggttttgtcctttcccactttaggaatcatgatgataatggaccttttccatgctcttgggaagtagccaattcttattatagcgttgaaaaGTTTGCAGATGTGTTGTATGGCGGTGTTgtctttgaaataatcttcttttggaagattgacctcgagccggctaaattgcaaggtttgacttaaatttcaaataggtcgtaatctaaccagaaaataatttatatatatatatataattttttttttttattgattttagagaccttttaattgttaaaaaatatGCTTTGCCGGCTCGAGGTGAATTCTTTAGAGAATAAATATAAACCAGAGGACCAGTGCTATCTAAATgcctaatgtttgcgaaagaatgtCGTACAATCTTACCATAGGAactaataaaattattaatcgAAATCACTGTTTACTGCCGATTgttcctataggagctatatTATTTAGTCacctgatcttgatcaaatttggccaGTCATTCAAAAATTCAGCAGAGTCATT encodes:
- the LOC124459848 gene encoding uncharacterized protein LOC124459848 — encoded protein: MVVTTELTTRIRKAQLEDNFIKAVLEILKQRPYQDFSLKGGLLYKVVRGNDLLAVPKLMERDFIQGSHESTGYEEVIKKITDWSVVFGFPRRIISDRGVAFTSNAFAECLNENKVEHVWTSTGVARGNGQVERVNRSILSIIAKLSAHDSAKWYRKPQVQKAINSHVHASLKSSPIEVMFGTKMHNNADGRLLKVLNEELISQLNIEREELRRRAKENIENAQQAYKKNFDKRRRPEHGYRVGDMVAVKRTQFVAGRKLASEYLGPYEVTEVKRNGR